From Rhopalosiphum padi isolate XX-2018 chromosome 2, ASM2088224v1, whole genome shotgun sequence:
TTGGTATTCATTCTTATGAAGAATAAGTAAtcagtaataactatattaactatttgaAGTGCGAATAGTGCGATTACTATttgtatgttaatatgttattttttcttatgttattaattttcgtTACACGTTAAACAGTTAATGCcaaattatttggtatttagGTATTACATTGGTAGGTACGCTTAAAAACGATAAATCATATTTacctgtatacagtatacagtattACATGCATATAGTATAGTTTTCGTCTTGTAGTtctacaaaatttttaaatattttaaacttttagccAACTCTGtttcaatatttacattacGTTTTTAACTATAAACCGTAGTGTGTTCTAAAAGTGTTGtacatttattaaagaaaaatattatctatagtataatgtattttgtgaTACACAAAAaccatgatttattttatatattatcacgcgtttatttaaaacttttatgtacaaaaataaaaggaaattgaaatttttttgtaattgagcCTGTGATggtgttattattatcgtttataaaaaaaagaaaaaattctcTTCGCATAAtcgaatatattgttattattattgtattatgttttaataaattgatgtttgtgtttatatacctacagtCTGCTTTTtcgtgaaatattattattattattatgtatatacatgcaaatatacaatatacatattattataaagcgtttaaatataattaaaatcattggcTGCTCTCTGCATTATGCAATAAACTTTGTAGactcaattttgaattttgcaaTATGCACTATTTGTCAAGTTAATGTTGCATCAAACTAAtatctaaatgtatatataattttataaataaactatttcattctatttaaatttaaactaaacttGCTTATAGAAAtaagtatagtttaataaaatctctagacatttatatacatacaacctATAATATCTAAGTTAATGGCTTAtgctgaaataaattatatttttaaataaaatatacaattttttttttttataaatataatagggtATTAAAAGattgtttacataaaatataataacttattaaattgtatgtaggcaatcttttaaatattactattattttattgtttcaattagtttgtttgatcaaaaatatacatctatagtttattatatttttaaaaatattattatattgtaatatttgtaaatattagataataagcaaaaaaaaataataatttcatattaaataataatataaaattattaaattgtaaactttaaaaaaatatgagggGAAAATGTCCAAGATTCGactctatatacttatatattgatGACGAAaaagaagaatataatataatattatgtaatttttaaaatattttagtattgtttctaattgtataatatttgtaactaGGTACCCGTCCGAATGAGTCGTATTACTAACAAACCCCGGCCGTGTACGGTGTAGGTACCTCGTTAAAATGTgacaaaagtaatattatacgtcaGTAACGCCCATAATATtctttaagataaattataggTCTTTTATTTTGTCTTCGCTGGTTAttacaatgaatttttttaatacttaacagTAATAACGGAAATAATTGATATGGTCGTGTACTGTGTATACTTTCCGCatggatattaaatattttatctttgtaataattatcgtaaaaaaattaaaaaaaatatgttttattttaaaataaaagttatcaaACTGTCTTATCATAGAGTTGTAATTATAATGAGTAGTGGCGTAATGTAGTacacagtaaaatataaaatattaataaaaaatatttttcgttttcagGAAAACTGTCATCCGAAGCGATCATGACGGTTTTAGGAGTTTTACAGAAGACGGGAAATGCCGAACCGCTTGACAAGTCTAGAACAAGGTACACTGATACTGATTCTTATTTTACACAGCGCGGTGATACATATGTACTTACAAACATTTAGAATgagattttggtttttttcaacCACGAGTCGGTATAATATGTGAACAACTTACTATCTATTCCGGTCATTCCGGGTCCGTATTGGTAATTTACTGTTTTATATTGCCATCATATCCACACGTGGGAGGGTATTTCTATGTTATTCTATGATGGATATCTATAATACATGTTGTGTGTCGAGAAAGTTTgacgaaaataaaatttgaaatgataTTTTCGAGAATTCGAGCGTTATATATGCTAGTGTTTGGCCGGTCTCTAGATACAAACTCGGGTCGTCGCAcgaaattctttaaaattccaaatcatCTTGACATGATAACTCGCATTGGAATTTCATGCGCACAGCAATAGAAATGCCTGCTGTTCAGAGCTGTAAACTATTTATTGAGTCTTGCtttgtataactattaaacGTATtcgcatattaaattatacttctgATATTCTGGAGTGTAGAAACGTAAATACgttgtttgtttaaaataaaacatatcattTTTAGGTGGAATATTTATTGGCACACGTTGGACGAATGGGCGTCGATAGTGTACAAATGGGCTCAGGACAACGCCATGCTCAATACGGTGTGTACGTTCTACGAGATATCCAGCGACAGTGGCGGTAATataattgactttttttttagtggTGTAGGGTGGTAGGATAagctgtatatttaaatatgttatatcagTATCAAATGAAACATaccttaaacatttataaatttacgacAGAAatcattttcatatatttatttatgggtTTGTTTAGCCAGTCACGACCCATAGGTTGGAAAtcactgtattatataatatataatatataataatataacatacgcTCAGTTTAAAACGTGTGTACGTAACTATGTCCTAGGTATATACCCAGGCACGTAAATAGGTGCTTATTTTTTTTGAGGTGGGGGGATTAACCTTCTTCAGAATAGTTGAggcttaaaatatgttttttttttaattattagttactacaaTACGATCTTGGAGGGGGGGCGATCACTCTCTGTATATACCAAAATGactaaatatatgaaaatgtatattatacaatggcaAAACGAACTTAAAATTTCTCACAAACGCACGTAATATTTACCTGCAAGTAAGTACCTGCTTATAGACAGTTAGACATGTTAGAGGTCTAAAAAATCACGGGAAGTAATCTATAACCTGTTTACGATTATCGCCTTCGTTTTGTCACTGAATGTAGTGTTGTGTAACTTGTATGCGTGTTtatcaaagtattattattatttatttatttatttttgagtatagATCTGAATGGTATTGACGATGCCGTACTGACCAAAGCGTTGCGGGTGTTGGAGCGACGTCAACAGGCGGAAATACTTACGTTGGACGGAGGATCGGGTGTGAAATTTTTCTCGTAGACGTGGAACTCATCCTGTACCAGCTACGAGGAGCTATACTTCATACCTCGTATacaatacctaaaaaaatatgacgTATTTGTGTGTTCACTGTTCAACCGTATCATACGTATAACGTATGAGGTGAAACATATTACACTATAtagatatgatattatgtacgatattaataagatataagGCCATAGTGTATAATGATCGatcatgtttatttaatttgtttttgtttatccatcgattaaaaaaaaaaaaaaaaaaaaaattaacaaaccaCTTTTCACTATATGTTTGAGTTTACAAAATGGGActcactaatatttatattatataattttataataattaataaatttaaatataattaaaaacaaaaaatcacagttataaataatataaactatatatttatctaacgCAAtgttacacatatataatatatatgttttatcatatttttacaacCTCGATgactaataaatgttaataggtCTTCCTTCACAACATCGTTTTGTAAACCGAGACATGAGTGTGTGTTTGTGCACACCTTCGTTTGAAgaatgtgtgttttattttagcGAAAAACAATATACAGTTTTCGAATGAAATAAATCCAATACGCTTATCACTATTTGCTAAGCTTATAACTGATTCctttatatgtacatttataataaattattttttttatataatatccaatTAAAAACACGATTTGTTTGATATATAATAAGACGTTaagcttaaaaaatatcttcAATATATAAcggaactataatatatataattaaatataattagctGCTAAATTGACTACTCGACAGTAATGgcgctaatatatatatatatataatatatatatttatttatacacatacatatattgtaaattccttataattacaataattattttatattacttttccAAACAAACCAGAAGGGACAACAAATTtactgattaaaataattgaacaacGAGCGAACTGATGCAGATCAAAGGATTTCTACTTTTGagcaacaaacaataataaattaaaaaaaaaaaactcaattcatAAATTTTGGCAC
This genomic window contains:
- the LOC132919808 gene encoding vacuolar protein-sorting-associated protein 25, which codes for MGDIQWPWQYSFPPFFTIQPNAETRQKQLDAWRTLVLDYCRTQKVSVIDVREGDLLPVFNNTTISRKLSSEAIMTVLGVLQKTGNAEPLDKSRTRWNIYWHTLDEWASIVYKWAQDNAMLNTVCTFYEISSDSGDLNGIDDAVLTKALRVLERRQQAEILTLDGGSGVKFFS